In Bermanella sp. WJH001, the genomic stretch TAGCACTTGTGCAGCATCACCAATAATGGTCAGGTTTTTACTGATTTCTTCACTCACGGTACTTTGCTCTTCTGCAGCGGTTGCCACTTGAGTTATATGGTCTGCAATGGTGCTAATATCACCCACAACCGACGCCAACGAATCATAGGAGACCTGAGTTTCTTCCATTGCACCTTTGGCTTTAGAAGTACCGGATTCAATCACGGTAACCGCTTGCTTAACGCCACCTTGTAAGCTTTGAATCATTTGGTTAATTTCTTCAGTACTGGTTTGGGTTTTGGAAGCCAGACTTCGAACCTCATCTGCTACCACGGCAAACCCACGCCCCTGTTCGCCAGCGCGTGCCGCTTCGATTGCTGCGTTTAAAGCCAGTAGGTTCGTTTGTTCGGCTATAGCACGGATTACATCAAGAATGCGATTAATGTCTTCGGTTCTTGAAGCCACCTCTGATATCGACTGACTGGCTTGTTGCATATCATCCGTTAGCTCTTGCACGGTATTCACCGAACCAGACAATGATTTTTGAGATTTTAAAACGGTTTCGCGAGCATTTTTGGCACTGTTTGCCACTTCAATAGCCACTTGAGAAACCTCTGATGCAGTGGCAGACATTTCATTGGTGGCCGTCACTACACTGTCGATTTCCCGTTGTTGATCATTCGTGGCTTTTAAACTTCTTTGGTTAATTTGTTTGCCTTTTGTCGCCGTTTGCTTGGCCGCGTCCCCAACTAATTTAAGCTGTTGAACCATCTCACGTAATTTCACAATAAATTTATTAAAACCATTACTTAATGAAATTAATTCGGCATGTCTTTTTAAACGGATATCTTGGGTCAAATCCCCATCCGCACTGGCTAGGTTTTGAATCATATCGTCCAACTCTTTGATTGGACGTACGATTGTATTAATAATCATCACCACCACCGTGATCACAATCAGTGTCACCACAAGGGCAATGATTAATGCACTGCTGATAATCTCTAATACATTACTATCAATGGTACTGATAAGTTGATTGGTATTAGCAAGCACAACCTCCTCTGGCAACTCGATTAAAATTGACCATACATTTCCTGAGGCATTTATAGGGATATTCGCCGCTACAAAGTAGGTACCCTCATGAAGCCATGTTTTATTTTCTTTGTTATGCAGTTTTAAAAGTTCATCATTAAATACATCCCGCGATTCTGACAATGGCCGAGTGAGCTTGTCTTTGTATTGACTAGAAGCCGCCACTAAACCACGATCACTTAATAATGTGATTCTGCTTTTCCCGCCATAGAGTGCTTTAGCTCTTTGCTCTATGATTTTTTGAAAAATCGGCAAGTTTACATCGGTACCTACTACACCTCTAAATTGATTATTCACAACTACCGGCACAACCAAACTGGTCATGAGCTCTGAGTAACCTTCACTGATTTCATAAAGATAAGGGTCCATTGCGCAGGGTTTTTTCGAATCTTTTGAACACAAATACCACTCAGATTCACGAATACCAAATTCACCCACAGTGCCATTATTTTTATCGACTGAATTTTCAACTCGCTCTTGTTGAATATTACCGTCTGGTGTGCGAATCCAATAAATTTCTAACGCACCAGAATTAGCAACGGTATGAATCAGTTCGCTGCCTAAAAACTCTTCATCACGAGCATCAAAACCATTGGGCTCAAACTGAGCA encodes the following:
- a CDS encoding methyl-accepting chemotaxis protein: MKQWLRALPLKNKLLGAIITAFLVLVVILNTNLSMNLDQMKQELVVQTKTTLEEEVIGRLNSEANQIGHQVSGFINAAYRVPLSVAKTLQLSSEDEANRLTREQVNNLASSTLRAHKDVSSIYAQFEPNGFDARDEEFLGSELIHTVANSGALEIYWIRTPDGNIQQERVENSVDKNNGTVGEFGIRESEWYLCSKDSKKPCAMDPYLYEISEGYSELMTSLVVPVVVNNQFRGVVGTDVNLPIFQKIIEQRAKALYGGKSRITLLSDRGLVAASSQYKDKLTRPLSESRDVFNDELLKLHNKENKTWLHEGTYFVAANIPINASGNVWSILIELPEEVVLANTNQLISTIDSNVLEIISSALIIALVVTLIVITVVVMIINTIVRPIKELDDMIQNLASADGDLTQDIRLKRHAELISLSNGFNKFIVKLREMVQQLKLVGDAAKQTATKGKQINQRSLKATNDQQREIDSVVTATNEMSATASEVSQVAIEVANSAKNARETVLKSQKSLSGSVNTVQELTDDMQQASQSISEVASRTEDINRILDVIRAIAEQTNLLALNAAIEAARAGEQGRGFAVVADEVRSLASKTQTSTEEINQMIQSLQGGVKQAVTVIESGTSKAKGAMEETQVSYDSLASVVGDISTIADHITQVATAAEEQSTVSEEISKNLTIIGDAAQVLASLAGESNQSSTDLEKGMATLDHHLASLKT